In Nitrospira sp., a single genomic region encodes these proteins:
- a CDS encoding TylF/MycF family methyltransferase: MNQLMPEPVSGTTPQELYLHLMKQCLTRMLWREKYRPIAASINGWRGLILKPLQHLARQAQMELVHVEPDRTDARQEGRDWPLEAETMVGLKRLENLQQCVTSIIRNGVAGDLIETGVWRGGSSIFMRAILKAYGDTSRKVWLADSFRGLPPPDPTRYPVDAGDTLWKYSELAIPLEQVKANFSRYGLLDEQVAFLPGWFRDTLPRAPVERIAVLRLDGDLYESTMEALVALYSKVSVGGYVIVDDYGLPTCRAAIEDFRQAQGITDPIQLIDWTGAFWQRSAANPVAMTVRRESPSLRAVS; this comes from the coding sequence ATGAATCAGCTTATGCCGGAACCAGTCAGTGGTACGACGCCCCAGGAGTTATATCTGCACCTGATGAAGCAATGTCTGACCAGAATGCTCTGGCGGGAAAAATACCGGCCGATTGCCGCGTCTATTAACGGATGGCGGGGGCTTATCCTGAAACCGCTGCAGCATCTTGCCCGGCAGGCACAGATGGAGCTGGTCCACGTCGAGCCGGATCGAACCGATGCCCGTCAGGAAGGACGAGACTGGCCGCTGGAAGCAGAGACGATGGTGGGCCTCAAGCGGCTGGAGAATCTTCAACAGTGCGTCACATCCATCATTCGAAACGGTGTTGCCGGCGACCTTATTGAAACCGGGGTCTGGCGGGGCGGCTCCTCGATCTTTATGCGCGCCATTCTCAAAGCCTACGGCGATACGTCGCGGAAAGTCTGGCTGGCCGATTCATTCCGAGGTTTGCCGCCACCGGATCCGACTCGTTATCCGGTCGATGCGGGTGACACGCTCTGGAAGTACTCCGAGTTGGCCATTCCGCTGGAACAGGTGAAGGCGAACTTTTCGCGCTACGGACTTCTGGACGAGCAGGTGGCATTCTTGCCGGGATGGTTTCGCGACACGCTGCCGAGGGCGCCGGTGGAAAGAATAGCCGTGTTGCGACTCGACGGAGATTTGTATGAGTCCACGATGGAGGCGTTAGTCGCCCTGTATTCCAAGGTCTCGGTCGGCGGATATGTGATTGTCGATGATTATGGGTTACCGACCTGTCGTGCGGCGATTGAAGATTTTCGTCAGGCACAGGGCATTACCGACCCGATTCAGCTCATCGACTGGACCGGGGCCTTCTGGCAACGGTCTGCGGCCAACCCTGTGGCGATGACGGTCAGGCGCGAGTCGCCATCGCTTAGAGCTGTTTCCTAG
- a CDS encoding glycosyltransferase family 4 protein encodes MNILVYCDEELGVAGGGSRQVVEFVRSLAARGHAVRVVAPKPQAGTEKAIRLGDAHPVWVWVLRLPLLRPLLYLVASAVALCLAMWREKPEILLWFDSPGQIAPLWCARVMRCPYVLFVNGLPAEELTGLWGWAPIRGLVQRALRVSAQQAQAVVSVCREIPQWMQREWGVEPARCRVIRNGVDPLVCVPRDKAESRRRLGLSQDRPYIGFVGGFFPWHGLDTLVEAMALVRLEHPDAMLLLVGDGQTKPVLEALVRRQGLEEAVSFVGRVPFDDVSWWIGASDLCVVLHRPVRFYPGDSMKLWEYLACARPVVATAGEGYGDLVEALGAGVSVKADDVRALAKGLCDLIQNPSAASKMGQSGRRAVVGAHTWEARAVELERVLGVCPVEPLRERVCA; translated from the coding sequence ATGAATATTCTGGTCTATTGCGATGAGGAGTTGGGGGTCGCCGGTGGCGGAAGCCGTCAGGTGGTGGAGTTTGTGCGCTCCCTGGCAGCTCGAGGGCATGCGGTGCGTGTCGTCGCTCCGAAACCCCAGGCTGGAACGGAGAAGGCGATTCGGTTAGGTGATGCGCACCCGGTCTGGGTGTGGGTGCTCCGGCTTCCTCTGCTTCGACCATTGCTGTATCTCGTGGCCTCGGCGGTCGCTCTGTGTCTGGCGATGTGGCGAGAGAAGCCGGAGATCCTTCTCTGGTTCGACTCGCCGGGCCAGATTGCTCCCCTCTGGTGCGCCCGGGTGATGCGGTGTCCCTATGTGCTGTTTGTGAATGGATTGCCGGCGGAAGAATTGACCGGCCTATGGGGCTGGGCTCCGATCCGCGGTCTGGTGCAACGGGCGTTGCGTGTGTCGGCACAGCAGGCGCAGGCCGTTGTCAGCGTCTGTCGGGAGATCCCGCAATGGATGCAGCGCGAATGGGGAGTCGAGCCGGCCCGGTGCCGCGTGATTCGAAACGGAGTAGATCCTTTAGTCTGTGTCCCGCGCGACAAGGCGGAGTCCCGCCGTCGCCTGGGCCTGAGCCAGGATCGTCCGTACATCGGATTTGTCGGAGGCTTCTTTCCGTGGCATGGGCTGGATACGCTCGTGGAGGCGATGGCGCTGGTCCGTCTCGAACACCCGGACGCCATGCTGCTATTGGTCGGTGATGGCCAGACGAAGCCGGTACTGGAAGCGTTGGTGCGCCGACAGGGACTGGAGGAGGCCGTGTCGTTCGTCGGGCGCGTGCCATTTGACGACGTGTCCTGGTGGATCGGAGCGAGTGATCTCTGCGTCGTGCTCCATCGTCCTGTTCGCTTCTATCCGGGCGATTCCATGAAGCTCTGGGAATATCTGGCTTGTGCGAGACCGGTGGTGGCGACGGCAGGAGAAGGCTACGGCGATCTCGTGGAAGCGCTGGGCGCTGGTGTATCGGTGAAAGCTGACGATGTGCGTGCCCTGGCGAAAGGACTGTGCGATCTGATCCAAAATCCGTCGGCGGCAAGCAAGATGGGACAATCCGGTCGTCGCGCTGTCGTGGGTGCCCATACCTGGGAGGCGAGAGCGGTCGAATTGGAGCGAGTCTTAGGGGTGTGTCCTGTTGAACCACTGCGTGAACGGGTGTGTGCCTGA
- a CDS encoding oligosaccharide flippase family protein, translating to MPMSSNHEPVTSGESETVVPDAVRIRHRVLEAGGWAMAGFVLEKGMGFLQLIVLTRLLLPGDFGLMAASAAVLLAIQTFSELGLEPAVIAKPNVTDADLRVAWTLSVIRGVVLTVGLWGLADVIAGSLRIPELGFFLRVHAVGVLLQSLHSPALFVLLKQLDLRRRVSFDLSRRLVESAVTIGLAWWWQSAWALLGGQLVAFLFGSLLSFRIAPCRIRWSLDRTALQSLWSYGRYQNVTAWFLFTVMSGGDFVVGRLQGVGGLGQYQLAMAIPTMIGIRAMSVISQISLPTYALMQKDRAGALRALSLQMSLTGMIVVPSAMAVAILAPYLVPFVFGPSWSAAIEPLRVLCLFTIAAAFCSVMAAFHCGVNRPDLQTKIWAVMCACYVPMVIPFTIAWGLAGAAWALALTFLVGLGLHLKATVEILGVEVVSAFEPLRWAGGLVALVGSGVALSQAVPSMWIAQWLGALCGLAGISVYGWHVWSRESLRLRMLWGS from the coding sequence ATGCCGATGTCATCAAATCATGAGCCGGTCACTTCGGGCGAATCTGAGACGGTTGTCCCCGATGCGGTGCGCATTCGTCATCGGGTTTTGGAAGCCGGCGGGTGGGCCATGGCCGGGTTTGTCCTTGAGAAAGGGATGGGGTTTCTCCAACTCATCGTCCTGACGCGGTTGCTGTTGCCTGGTGACTTTGGATTGATGGCGGCTTCTGCGGCGGTGCTGCTGGCGATTCAGACGTTCTCGGAGTTAGGGCTTGAGCCGGCGGTGATCGCCAAGCCGAATGTGACCGACGCCGATCTGCGCGTAGCCTGGACCTTGTCGGTGATTCGAGGGGTTGTCCTGACCGTCGGTCTCTGGGGACTGGCGGACGTCATTGCCGGCAGCCTGCGGATTCCAGAATTGGGCTTCTTTCTTCGGGTCCATGCAGTGGGCGTCCTCTTACAGTCGCTGCACAGTCCCGCGTTGTTCGTTCTGCTCAAACAGCTGGATCTCCGGCGGCGGGTGTCGTTCGATCTCAGTCGTCGCCTGGTCGAGTCAGCCGTCACGATTGGATTGGCCTGGTGGTGGCAGAGTGCCTGGGCGTTGCTGGGGGGCCAGTTGGTTGCGTTTCTCTTTGGATCGCTCCTCTCCTTCCGGATTGCGCCCTGCCGCATCCGTTGGTCGCTGGATCGCACGGCCTTGCAGAGTCTCTGGAGTTACGGCCGGTATCAGAACGTCACGGCGTGGTTTCTGTTTACCGTGATGAGCGGGGGAGATTTTGTCGTAGGCCGATTACAGGGGGTCGGAGGCCTCGGCCAATATCAGTTGGCGATGGCGATCCCGACCATGATCGGGATCCGGGCGATGAGTGTGATTTCTCAGATCAGTCTACCGACCTACGCGCTCATGCAGAAAGACCGTGCCGGAGCGTTGCGGGCTCTGAGCCTGCAAATGAGCCTGACCGGCATGATCGTCGTGCCGAGTGCGATGGCCGTGGCGATTTTGGCTCCGTATCTGGTTCCGTTTGTGTTCGGCCCATCCTGGTCGGCGGCGATCGAGCCGTTACGGGTGTTGTGCCTGTTTACGATTGCGGCGGCCTTTTGCAGCGTCATGGCGGCCTTCCATTGTGGCGTGAACCGACCGGACCTCCAAACAAAGATTTGGGCGGTGATGTGTGCCTGTTACGTTCCGATGGTGATTCCCTTCACGATTGCCTGGGGGCTGGCAGGAGCCGCGTGGGCCTTGGCTCTGACATTTCTCGTGGGGCTCGGCCTGCATCTTAAGGCCACGGTGGAAATCCTGGGCGTGGAAGTTGTATCGGCGTTTGAACCGTTGCGATGGGCCGGCGGCCTGGTGGCTCTGGTGGGGAGCGGGGTGGCCCTGAGTCAGGCCGTGCCGTCGATGTGGATCGCGCAGTGGCTGGGCGCGTTGTGTGGTCTGGCCGGGATCAGTGTCTATGGCTGGCACGTGTGGTCACGCGAGTCTCTCCGCCTGCGCATGCTGTGGGGCTCATAA
- a CDS encoding O-antigen ligase family protein: MYYAAVKPNDVIVVTALAVILALGLTLTTPIVGLQATLGFFIVVIAFTSVPAALYLLIFSMLLSPEIAVGRVEGRGVGVRELSFRLDDVFLVIIGFGWLVKMAVYRELALFRETPLNRPIAAYMIVCVVATLMGVMAGRVQPVTGFFFVLKYFEYFFVYFMVVNHVTSKQQVVGLVTALLITGFMISLYAIYQIPSGQRATAPFEGEVGEPNTLGGYLVFLLAIVTGLLIHMKTGPIRIALLVLGGCGVLALMATLSRSSYLAGAVLIVAVGASQWRKPRVVVLLLLAMALLPLFAPDNVKTRINETFFGRQYGGEIQVGKVGLDLSTSERLRSWAYVLQDWVHNPILGRGITGYAWADAQYVKIIGETGLAGLLAFIVITVRLWLSTRMIYASEEDPFAKGLALGVWLGLIAMLAHAVGANTFIIIRIMEPFWLCAGLVMILPRLSKAEEPVAGEARLV, encoded by the coding sequence GTGTATTACGCCGCTGTTAAACCGAACGATGTAATCGTCGTCACGGCATTAGCCGTGATCCTCGCGCTTGGCTTGACGCTGACCACTCCGATCGTCGGATTGCAGGCCACCTTAGGCTTCTTTATCGTCGTCATCGCTTTTACGTCGGTGCCGGCCGCGCTGTATCTGCTCATCTTTTCCATGCTCCTCTCGCCGGAAATCGCCGTTGGCCGAGTCGAGGGGCGGGGCGTCGGGGTTCGCGAATTGTCTTTCAGACTGGACGATGTATTTCTAGTCATCATCGGATTCGGCTGGCTGGTCAAGATGGCGGTCTATCGAGAGTTGGCCTTGTTCCGCGAGACGCCGCTGAATCGCCCCATCGCGGCGTATATGATCGTCTGCGTGGTGGCGACGCTCATGGGGGTGATGGCCGGTCGGGTACAACCGGTCACCGGGTTCTTCTTCGTGTTGAAGTATTTCGAATATTTCTTCGTATATTTCATGGTGGTGAATCATGTGACCTCCAAACAGCAGGTTGTCGGATTGGTGACCGCACTGCTCATCACCGGCTTCATGATCAGCCTCTATGCGATTTACCAGATTCCGAGCGGGCAACGGGCGACCGCGCCGTTTGAGGGCGAAGTCGGCGAGCCCAATACGCTGGGCGGCTACCTCGTGTTTCTCCTCGCTATTGTGACGGGATTATTGATTCACATGAAAACGGGTCCGATCCGTATCGCGCTGTTGGTTTTGGGCGGATGCGGGGTGCTGGCCTTGATGGCCACACTCTCACGCTCTTCGTATCTGGCCGGAGCGGTATTGATCGTGGCCGTCGGAGCGTCTCAGTGGAGAAAACCGCGGGTCGTGGTCCTGCTGTTGCTCGCCATGGCACTCCTGCCGCTCTTTGCTCCCGACAATGTGAAGACTCGCATCAACGAAACCTTCTTCGGCCGCCAGTACGGCGGCGAGATTCAAGTCGGGAAAGTCGGATTGGATTTGTCGACATCGGAACGTCTTCGGTCTTGGGCCTATGTGCTGCAGGATTGGGTCCATAATCCGATCCTTGGCCGAGGGATTACCGGCTATGCCTGGGCTGACGCGCAGTACGTCAAGATTATCGGTGAGACCGGTCTAGCCGGCCTCCTTGCGTTCATTGTGATTACCGTACGGCTATGGCTGAGCACTCGAATGATTTATGCATCGGAGGAGGATCCGTTTGCGAAAGGATTGGCCTTAGGCGTCTGGCTCGGCCTTATTGCGATGCTGGCCCATGCCGTGGGGGCGAACACCTTTATCATCATACGAATCATGGAGCCGTTCTGGTTGTGCGCGGGGCTGGTGATGATTCTGCCGCGGCTCTCGAAGGCCGAAGAGCCGGTCGCCGGTGAAGCGAGGCTCGTATGA
- a CDS encoding class I SAM-dependent methyltransferase — MPQAMSQREQYDLEWNGWKAAAGAFEGVRRYGQISRKVAALAPERMLDVGCGDGRLARAIKQVLPGVVVHGCDLSIAALDRAEGLDRKYAVDLNVERLPEADGSLDLVVASEVIEHLVEPGRALAEFHRVIRPGGHVLITVPNVAFWRFRLEALRGGVPSVTADERHLHSFNAALLAALVVRGGFELVTVTGLRQRYESLAAIGFTWLCDTLLLIGRRF; from the coding sequence ATGCCACAAGCTATGAGCCAACGTGAGCAGTATGATCTCGAGTGGAACGGCTGGAAGGCCGCAGCCGGTGCGTTTGAAGGAGTCCGGCGATACGGCCAGATCAGTCGGAAGGTGGCCGCGCTGGCGCCTGAGCGCATGTTGGATGTGGGGTGTGGCGATGGCCGGCTTGCCAGAGCAATCAAGCAGGTGTTGCCTGGTGTCGTTGTGCACGGGTGCGATCTGTCTATCGCGGCGCTCGATCGCGCCGAAGGGCTGGATCGAAAGTATGCGGTCGATCTCAATGTAGAACGTCTCCCGGAAGCAGACGGAAGTCTCGATCTGGTGGTCGCCAGCGAGGTGATTGAGCATCTCGTGGAGCCGGGTCGAGCGCTGGCTGAATTTCACCGGGTCATCAGGCCAGGAGGTCATGTCTTGATCACGGTGCCGAATGTCGCCTTTTGGCGATTTCGGTTGGAGGCTTTGCGGGGAGGCGTCCCATCGGTGACGGCGGATGAGCGCCATCTGCATTCGTTCAACGCGGCCTTGCTGGCGGCGCTCGTGGTTCGTGGTGGATTTGAGCTCGTGACCGTCACCGGACTCCGGCAGCGCTATGAGTCGTTGGCTGCCATAGGTTTCACCTGGTTGTGCGACACGTTGCTTCTGATCGGGCGGAGATTCTGA
- a CDS encoding glycosyltransferase family 2 protein → MDLSIAVISYNTRDLLLACLQSVQDRTTGVDYEVIVVDNASHDGSVDAVRTRFPHLTVIANAENCGFAKACNQAASVSSGRYLLLLNSDTVMQRHTLRTMVTGLEQHLDIGAVSCLQRDEQGQVLQSCFPFPSIRDHVRYSEPLPLVVRRLVGTVPPMDFTQSQDVDWANGACLMIRKALFDRLGGLDERFFMYFEDVDLCRRVQQLGYRIRYVAEGEVVHLLGRSSRTNRPGLNKQWELSRIRYVEKHFAQPRRFLMKGWIAVGVMRKLMVTACSHASDRRQEIQAMWTTLRRVWLGHDEAESAAMSPAGLRG, encoded by the coding sequence GTGGATCTGTCGATCGCCGTCATTAGTTACAATACTCGCGACCTGCTCCTCGCCTGTCTGCAATCGGTTCAGGACAGAACGACGGGGGTGGATTACGAAGTGATCGTGGTGGATAACGCCTCCCACGACGGAAGTGTGGATGCGGTACGGACTCGGTTCCCGCACCTCACGGTGATTGCCAATGCCGAGAATTGCGGCTTTGCCAAAGCGTGCAACCAGGCGGCATCCGTCAGCTCGGGGCGGTATCTCTTGTTGCTGAACAGCGACACGGTGATGCAGCGGCACACGCTCCGCACGATGGTGACCGGTCTGGAACAGCATCTGGACATCGGAGCTGTGAGTTGCCTCCAGCGTGACGAGCAGGGACAGGTGCTGCAGTCGTGTTTCCCCTTTCCTTCTATTCGTGACCATGTACGGTATTCAGAGCCGCTGCCTCTGGTCGTCAGGCGATTAGTCGGGACTGTGCCCCCGATGGACTTCACGCAATCGCAGGATGTCGATTGGGCCAACGGCGCCTGCCTCATGATTCGCAAAGCGTTGTTCGACCGGCTGGGCGGATTGGATGAACGGTTCTTCATGTATTTCGAAGATGTCGATCTGTGTCGTCGGGTTCAGCAGTTGGGCTATCGCATTCGATATGTGGCGGAGGGGGAGGTGGTGCATCTGCTCGGACGGAGCAGCCGCACGAACCGGCCAGGCCTCAATAAGCAATGGGAACTCAGCCGCATCCGCTATGTGGAAAAGCATTTTGCGCAACCCCGACGATTTCTGATGAAGGGCTGGATTGCCGTTGGAGTGATGCGCAAGTTGATGGTGACCGCCTGCTCGCATGCCTCCGATCGACGGCAGGAGATTCAAGCCATGTGGACAACTTTGCGACGGGTCTGGCTGGGGCATGACGAGGCTGAATCGGCAGCCATGTCTCCGGCAGGACTACGAGGATAA
- a CDS encoding class I SAM-dependent methyltransferase, translated as MPALTTEIVSQCVLCGAPGETLFQGLHDRLYSVEGEFGFARCAACGLVWQSPRPIMEDIPKCYPDDYEPHEGATQGADLIRPAAGMRDALRAMILSEVFGYTQFKRQEWWAPVTGRVLGHVPALQDRARYGRDELCPPFVEGGTLLDIGCGAGGYLSAMKALGWKVLGIDLSPQAARIARESYGVPVKVGTLESVGVADRSMAVTTMVHAIEHVPDPISHLRECHRVLQDGGRLVLTTPNFSGLMSRLFADHWMALEPPRHLWLFTPETLKACVERAGFRVERMLTRPFLSQVNYEKSLLIRRQGHARGNLRPSDAGPMARGLHRLEQGLLPFWRWAGNELMLSAVKQEE; from the coding sequence ATGCCGGCACTAACGACGGAGATTGTTAGCCAGTGCGTCTTGTGCGGTGCACCCGGTGAGACACTGTTTCAGGGGTTGCATGACCGGCTCTATTCCGTCGAAGGCGAATTCGGCTTTGCCCGCTGCGCCGCCTGTGGATTGGTCTGGCAGAGTCCGAGACCGATCATGGAGGACATTCCGAAGTGTTATCCGGACGATTACGAACCCCACGAGGGGGCCACGCAGGGCGCAGACCTGATTCGGCCGGCGGCCGGAATGCGCGATGCCCTGCGGGCCATGATTTTGAGCGAGGTCTTTGGCTATACCCAGTTCAAGCGGCAGGAGTGGTGGGCTCCGGTGACCGGGCGGGTGCTCGGTCATGTGCCTGCTCTACAAGATCGGGCGCGGTATGGCCGCGATGAGCTGTGTCCTCCCTTTGTCGAGGGCGGGACGTTGCTGGATATCGGATGCGGGGCAGGCGGCTATCTGTCGGCGATGAAAGCGTTGGGATGGAAGGTGCTGGGTATCGATCTCTCTCCGCAGGCTGCACGGATTGCGCGGGAGAGCTACGGGGTCCCGGTGAAGGTGGGAACCTTGGAGTCGGTTGGTGTGGCGGATCGCAGTATGGCGGTGACTACGATGGTGCATGCGATCGAGCATGTTCCTGATCCGATCAGTCATTTGCGCGAGTGTCATCGGGTGTTGCAGGACGGAGGACGATTGGTCCTGACAACACCGAATTTTTCTGGCCTGATGAGCCGGCTCTTCGCAGATCACTGGATGGCGCTCGAGCCGCCACGGCATCTATGGCTCTTTACACCCGAGACCTTGAAAGCTTGTGTGGAGCGGGCGGGATTTCGTGTCGAGCGGATGTTGACACGTCCGTTCCTCTCGCAGGTGAATTACGAAAAGAGCCTGCTCATCCGGCGCCAGGGACATGCACGGGGGAATTTACGGCCCAGCGATGCCGGCCCGATGGCGCGCGGGCTCCATCGGCTGGAGCAAGGGTTGTTGCCCTTCTGGCGATGGGCGGGCAATGAATTGATGCTCAGCGCCGTGAAACAAGAGGAGTAA
- a CDS encoding glycosyltransferase family 2 protein, with amino-acid sequence MMTRVDAKGPIDVSIIIVNWNTRSLLERCLASIETGVAGLAAQVLVVENGSTDGSAELVAAKCPSVELLRNQENAGFARANNQAFERAQGRYVLLLNPDTELRSGAVKQLVHFLDADPRRAGATAVLRNPDGTLQRYHKRLPRWSYVLWSETLLRNVAPRNRWMRDFYMLDEPFDVVTEVEQPPAACLMLRRSTIETETLFDERFPIFYNDVDLCRRLRDAGHRLFLLPEAEVMHHGGAGGVGAMPDQGVADSLIGLIRYYRKHAGLLSAGVLWLVLTLNSALVLIGGLGKVLGGRRSLQWWSVELAKRVRLAVGQEAFHYPTNMRAEVLAEAVVCRH; translated from the coding sequence ATGATGACCAGGGTTGATGCCAAAGGCCCGATAGATGTCTCGATTATCATCGTGAATTGGAATACGCGGTCGCTCCTGGAGCGCTGTCTGGCTTCCATTGAGACGGGTGTCGCTGGCCTCGCGGCGCAGGTGCTGGTGGTCGAGAACGGGTCTACCGATGGGAGCGCTGAATTGGTTGCAGCCAAGTGTCCATCGGTCGAACTCCTGCGCAATCAGGAGAATGCCGGCTTCGCCAGAGCCAACAATCAAGCGTTTGAACGCGCGCAGGGCCGTTATGTGCTGCTGTTGAACCCCGATACGGAACTGCGGAGCGGTGCGGTGAAACAGCTGGTGCATTTTCTCGATGCAGATCCTCGGCGAGCCGGTGCGACGGCGGTGTTGCGCAATCCGGATGGCACGCTGCAGCGGTATCACAAGCGGTTGCCGCGATGGTCATACGTCTTGTGGTCCGAAACGCTGCTCAGGAATGTGGCCCCGCGCAACCGGTGGATGCGCGACTTCTACATGCTGGACGAACCTTTCGATGTGGTAACGGAAGTCGAACAGCCGCCGGCCGCCTGCTTGATGCTGCGCCGGTCAACGATTGAGACCGAGACGCTCTTCGACGAGCGGTTTCCTATTTTCTACAACGACGTGGATTTGTGCCGACGGTTGCGGGACGCAGGGCATCGCCTGTTTCTCTTGCCGGAAGCCGAGGTGATGCATCACGGCGGAGCCGGGGGAGTCGGAGCCATGCCGGACCAGGGCGTGGCCGATAGCTTGATCGGACTGATCCGGTACTACCGCAAGCATGCAGGACTTCTCAGCGCCGGAGTCTTGTGGCTGGTATTGACCTTAAATTCCGCGCTCGTTCTCATCGGGGGGCTCGGGAAAGTCTTGGGGGGGCGTCGCTCTTTGCAGTGGTGGAGTGTGGAATTGGCGAAACGGGTACGACTGGCTGTGGGGCAGGAAGCCTTTCACTATCCGACGAACATGCGGGCTGAGGTGCTGGCCGAGGCGGTGGTATGCCGGCACTAA
- a CDS encoding glycosyltransferase family 4 protein, with protein sequence MNWWICCYWHEPDAPTDPVGLVRVWAVADALVSVGDEVTVFAPRYRSALMPRRSQVVPIPMLPGSVIRPISYAVGAFISGLWRGFRKRPTVVYYRWMESLHPLLLARIYGAVCICEINGEPVPPWGVAGWRGRLTHALASFALRRCDRVVVLTEGLSRLVQTEYGVLADRVALFPSGTDTSLFHPMEKNRCVQEAGLDPACEYIGFVGSFYRYQGLGTLLEAFERLHARRPAVRLLMVGDGEEAAALREQAAQRGLTGWITWTGRVPYSRVPTCIGAMDVCVAPFCGGRGETSPVKIFDYLACGKPVVASAIPSVAALFALSNGVVLVEPNRAEVLADAVFALLDRPKESQRLGQDGRTFVEARCGWEAIVQRLRDLVEKMVPHQQSQQRALINNAGERA encoded by the coding sequence ATGAACTGGTGGATCTGTTGTTATTGGCATGAACCGGATGCGCCGACCGACCCGGTTGGGTTGGTGCGGGTCTGGGCGGTAGCCGATGCGTTAGTGTCCGTCGGCGACGAGGTCACCGTGTTTGCTCCGAGGTATCGGTCGGCGTTGATGCCGAGGCGATCGCAGGTGGTGCCGATTCCCATGCTGCCGGGATCGGTCATTCGTCCGATCAGCTACGCAGTAGGGGCATTCATCTCGGGGCTCTGGCGAGGCTTCCGCAAGCGGCCGACGGTGGTCTACTACCGTTGGATGGAAAGTCTTCATCCGCTCCTGCTTGCACGGATCTATGGTGCAGTCTGTATTTGTGAAATAAACGGAGAGCCGGTTCCACCGTGGGGCGTCGCTGGATGGCGAGGCCGCTTGACGCACGCGCTGGCTTCGTTTGCGCTGCGACGTTGTGATCGCGTGGTCGTGTTGACGGAAGGATTGAGCCGACTCGTGCAAACGGAGTACGGGGTGCTGGCTGATCGCGTGGCGCTGTTCCCGAGCGGGACGGATACGTCGTTGTTCCATCCAATGGAGAAAAACCGCTGTGTGCAAGAGGCGGGGTTGGATCCGGCCTGTGAGTATATCGGGTTTGTCGGGAGCTTCTATCGGTATCAGGGATTAGGAACATTGCTGGAGGCGTTTGAACGGCTGCATGCGAGACGTCCGGCTGTGCGGCTCTTGATGGTAGGGGACGGCGAGGAAGCCGCGGCCCTTCGCGAGCAGGCTGCTCAGCGAGGCCTTACTGGTTGGATCACCTGGACCGGCCGAGTTCCTTATTCGCGCGTTCCCACGTGCATTGGTGCGATGGATGTGTGTGTGGCACCGTTCTGCGGGGGGCGGGGAGAGACCTCGCCGGTCAAAATATTCGACTATCTGGCCTGCGGAAAACCCGTGGTGGCGAGCGCGATCCCCTCAGTTGCCGCGTTGTTTGCCCTGTCGAATGGCGTTGTCCTGGTCGAGCCGAATCGCGCTGAGGTTCTGGCTGACGCCGTATTCGCATTGCTCGACAGGCCCAAGGAGTCCCAGCGGTTGGGCCAGGATGGCCGTACCTTTGTCGAAGCACGATGTGGATGGGAGGCAATCGTACAGAGGCTCCGCGACCTCGTCGAGAAGATGGTCCCCCACCAACAGAGTCAACAGCGAGCGCTTATTAACAATGCAGGTGAGAGAGCATGA
- a CDS encoding methyltransferase domain-containing protein, producing the protein MSYELTRSGFDGVMREFRPSRYEVFGSEDPRFTTPMHHALKCRDRLYVALRSGLRWLPQGPQAIVDFGPFPGSLLRLLRLTEPTRSARLVGAGLMASPEFVHLMKQDVDVDILTVNLDPAAKQFELKGYPTAVPMGQGTARLVFALEIIEHLTSPFHLLEEAHRILQPGGCIVITTPNVTRIGNVMKLLAGRTLNDRLAPPGYDDPNDEWRPHAREYAMHELADMLRTSGFEIAESQHFLGEDTQDCRLTAQQQAIDWAKWPFYAVPHLRGSLLIVGRKR; encoded by the coding sequence ATGAGTTATGAATTGACCAGATCAGGTTTTGATGGCGTGATGCGGGAGTTTCGTCCTTCACGCTATGAGGTGTTCGGAAGCGAGGATCCTCGTTTTACCACCCCGATGCATCATGCGCTGAAGTGTCGGGATCGGTTGTACGTCGCATTGCGGAGCGGACTGCGCTGGTTGCCGCAGGGACCGCAGGCCATCGTGGATTTCGGTCCGTTTCCCGGCAGCCTGTTGAGGCTCTTGCGCCTGACCGAACCGACGAGATCGGCCCGGCTCGTGGGGGCCGGTCTGATGGCCAGTCCTGAATTTGTGCACCTGATGAAGCAGGACGTCGATGTCGATATCCTGACGGTCAATCTGGATCCGGCTGCCAAGCAGTTTGAGCTGAAAGGCTATCCGACAGCCGTGCCGATGGGGCAGGGGACTGCCAGGTTGGTATTCGCATTGGAGATCATTGAGCATTTGACCTCGCCCTTTCATCTGCTGGAGGAGGCTCATCGCATTCTCCAGCCGGGCGGCTGCATCGTGATCACGACGCCGAACGTCACCCGTATCGGAAATGTGATGAAGCTCCTGGCCGGCCGGACACTCAATGATCGCTTGGCCCCTCCCGGATATGACGATCCAAACGATGAATGGCGTCCTCATGCTCGCGAATATGCGATGCATGAGCTGGCCGACATGCTCAGGACGTCAGGGTTTGAGATTGCCGAGTCGCAGCATTTTCTGGGGGAGGATACGCAGGATTGCCGACTGACGGCACAGCAACAGGCGATCGATTGGGCCAAGTGGCCGTTCTATGCCGTCCCGCATCTGCGGGGGAGTCTGTTGATCGTGGGGCGGAAGCGATGA